The Pangasianodon hypophthalmus isolate fPanHyp1 chromosome 2, fPanHyp1.pri, whole genome shotgun sequence genome window below encodes:
- the pik3r5 gene encoding phosphoinositide 3-kinase regulatory subunit 5 isoform X2, giving the protein MCSKHGSVKMQHTSCTEDRIQHALDRCLDGLRTSECLSQSWNTGWCMNRWSLEELLKRDPENFLILLQQILKRARQVQEECEYELVAPLTIMFESTLLQTPYCPTECDLLVEAREVFHAFLTWPEPYSSVCHSVLTTIQQELRAPGISYHRLVKEEQGITAERQRGKTITVLLLNPADVPQTFLSVVQQLSAIDVSQREIGINLIKHAFQCNLGTKYHTHTLHLALQSLSDDVLSHTLSCVSAVLETAAAMTDTNAARAHVLKGLEEVREKLNIPACNSTTSNGMLQFLKLPTAKCYTIHWDTDNFDVLSEFLESEPDLASLFSETQTEEDEVDEEDADEEEEEDEEVEMERYETEDCLDPRASMFSTTSSLSTASKDSMLSTSSDFSPVSTLSSSSQASGTDSDFCEDIEEDPHVLMPKGKNKNGTGLSKRLSRLFKPRGHSLCRAKSLGNTDCKDKKDFLPAARSKRSNSMPQQVLTLTVEPAQSESAAMKPVCYRKRPILSSDEDEDRGTVLIRVMVFGADYVAGKLARAYNSLRKREKLSPRLTKYCRMKFFFVPVKRDQIANGGVSQISASPLKSAQDVSTDVYEYSTNNIAHLLGMLDPWYERNTLCLLDLPLHVVCQTSKSDSESVEDSVEECLPIMADLLLYYCRNAARPALIQLYQAELTLAGGETRTEVFIHSLELGHTAATRAIKAMGAASKRFGIDGDREAVPLSLEVVYNQVVISGRSQKTRVEKVCTSINLTKVCRTLEELDPKMEFLQLTMTEVLKRQNSKTKRSYNQQLSVTQVKVDRFRVCGSGNTTFAVCLDQDEKKILQSVTRCEVSVCYKPDGCSDWLKVRALSSQMEQTFCSLLCYPSPPSVGPNHEPHPEPMDPSHQPLNPNHHHQPLNPNHQPLDPNHQPLNPNPHHQPLNLNPHHHQPLDPPPPPPTSGPTPPTSGPPPPPTSGPPPPPTSGPQPPPTTEPQPPPSGPPPPPTSGPQPTTTL; this is encoded by the exons GTGCAGGAGGAGTGTGAGTATGAGTTGGTGGCTCCTCTCACCATCATGTTTGAGTCCACACTTCTACAG ACTCCCTACTGTCCAACAGAGTGTGACCTCCTGGTAGAAGCGCGTGAAGTGTTCCATGCTTTCCTTACGTGGCCTGAACcgtacagcagtgtgtgtcacagtgttcTAACAACTATACAGCAGGAGCTGAGGGCaccgg ggATTTCGTACCACAGGTTGGTGAAAGAGGAACAGGGCATCACTGCTGAGCGTCAGCGCGGCAAAACCAT tacgGTGTTGCTGCTGAACCCAGCTGATGTCCCCCAGACGTTTCTGTCTGTCGTTCAGCAGCTCAGCGCCATCGACGTGTCGCAGAGAGAGATCGGGATTAATCTCATTAAACACGCCTTTCAGTGCAACCTGGGcacaaaatatcacacacacactctacacctcgcactgcag tctCTCAGTGATGATgtactgtctcacacactgtcGTGTGTATCAGCGGTCTTAGAGACTGCGGCGGCCATGACAGACACCAACGCTGCTCGAGCTCATGTACTGAAAGGCCTGGAGGAAGTGCGGGAAAAACTCAATATCCCAGCATGCAACAGCACGACGTCAAACG ggaTGCTGCAGTTTCTGAAGTTACCTACAGCTAAGTGCTACACGATCCACTGGGACACTGATAATTTTG ACGTCCTGAGTGAGTTTCTGGAGTCCGAGCCTGACCTCGCCTCGCTCTTCTCTGAAACTCAAACGGAGGAGGATGAGGTTGATGAAGAGGATGcagatgaagaagaggaagaagacgAGGAGGTGGAGATGGAGCGGTACGAGACGGAGGACTGCCTGGACCCGCGGGCGTCCATGTTCTCCACCACGTCCTCTCTGTCCACTGCATCCAAGGACTCCATGTTGTCCACGTCGTCTGACTTCTCTCCGGTCTCCACTCTGTCGTCGTCTTCTCAGGCTTCTGGCACTGACAGTGACTTCTGCGAGGACATTGAGGAGGATCCACACGTCCTGATGCCgaaaggcaaaaataaaaacggCACCGGACTTTCCAAGCGTCTCTCACGCCTGTTTAAACCGCGAGGACATTCTCTCTGCCGCGCTAAGAGTCTGGGGAACACGGACTGTAAAGATAAGAAGGACTTTCTGCCCGCTGCTCGCTCCAAGCGCTCCAACTCCATGCCGCAGCAGGTGCTGACGCTCACGGTGGAGCCGGCGCAGAGCGAGAGCGCGGCCATGAAGCCGGTGTGCTACAGGAAGCGTCCCATCCTCAGCAGCGATGAAGACGAGGACAGGGGCACGGTGCTGATCAGGGTGATGGTGTTCGGGGCCGATTACGTGGCGGGGAAACTGGCGAGGGCGTATAACAGcctgaggaagagagaaaaacttTCACCACGACTCACTAAATACTGCAGGATGAAGTTCTTCTTTGTTCCTGTGAAGAGAGATCAGATAGCAAACGGAGGAGTGAGTCAGATCAGCGCAAGTCCACTCAAAAGTGCACAG GACGTGAGCACGGATGTTTATGAGTACAGCACCAACAACATCGCTCACCTTCTGGGCATGCTGGACCCGTGGTACGAGAGAAACACACTCTGTCTACTCGACCTGCCGCTGCACGTGGTGTGtcag ACATCCAAGTCAGATTCGGAGTCTGTGGAGGACTCAGTAGAGGAGTGTTTACCCATCATGGCTGACTTGCTGCTGTATTACTGCAGAAACGCAGCTCGACCTGCACTGATCCAGCTGTACCAggctgag CTGACGCTGGCCGGAGGAGAGACGAGAACGGAAGTGTTCATCCACTCGCTGGAGCTCGGACACACGGCAGCCACCAGAGCCATCAAAGCCATGG gagctgcGAGTAAGAGGTTTGGTATTGATGGAGATCGGGAGGCGGTGCCACTCTCACTCGAGGTCGTTTATAATCAG gTGGTCATCAGTGGGCGGAGTCAGAAGACGAGGGTGGAGAAAGTGTGCACCTCGATTAACCTGACTAAAGTGTGCAGGACTCTGGAGGAACTTG ATCCTAAAATGGAGTTCCTGCAGCTGACCATGACGGAGGTTTTAAAGAGGCAGAACTCCAAAACGAAAAGAAGCTACAATCAG cagctGAGCGTAACTCAGGTGAAGGTGGACAGGTTTCGGGTCTGTGGTTCTGGAAACACGacgtttgctgtgtgtttggatCAGGACGAGAAAAAGATTTTACAGAGTGTCACCC ggtGTGAGGTGTCAGTGTGTTATAAGCCAGACGgctgttctgattggctgaaggtgAGAGCTCTGTCCAGTCAGATGGAGCAAACATTCTGCTCTCTGCTCTGTTACCCATCTCCACCTTCAGTGGGCCCCAACCATGAACCTCACCCAGAACCTATGGACCCCAGCCACCAACCTCTGAATcccaaccaccaccaccaacctcTGAACCCCAACCACCAACCTCTGGACCCCAACCACCAACCTCTGAACCCCAACCCCCACCACCAACCTCTGAACCTgaacccccaccaccaccaacctctggaccccccaccaccaccaccaacctcTGGACCAACACCACCAACCTCTGgacccccaccaccaccaacctctggacccccaccaccaccaacctCTGGACCCCAACCACCACCAACCACTGAACCCCAACCACCACCCTCTGgacccccaccaccaccaacctCTGGACCCCAACCGACCACCACCCTCTGA